The following are from one region of the Gloeocapsopsis sp. IPPAS B-1203 genome:
- a CDS encoding VOC family protein, whose translation MKVTSAYTRLLVTDLKACLLFYKDVMEFPVNIEDEKSGYAEFQVGGMKLSLFRQQEMAEIIRTTDKPTEAECQDKVALIFTVHDVDQEYHRLLHKNINFVTEPMNNTDYRIKTVYFRDPDGNLIGLYQFLD comes from the coding sequence TGTTACCGATCTTAAAGCTTGCTTACTCTTCTATAAAGATGTTATGGAATTTCCAGTTAATATAGAAGATGAAAAAAGTGGTTATGCAGAGTTTCAAGTTGGTGGAATGAAACTCAGTTTATTTAGACAACAAGAAATGGCAGAAATTATTAGAACTACGGACAAACCAACTGAAGCAGAATGTCAAGATAAAGTAGCTTTGATTTTTACTGTGCATGATGTAGACCAAGAATATCACCGTTTATTGCATAAAAACATTAATTTTGTTACAGAACCTATGAATAACACAGATTATAGAATTAAAACAGTATATTTCCGAGATCCTGACGGTAATTTGATTGGATTGTATCAGTTTTTAGATTAG